One region of Bacillaceae bacterium S4-13-56 genomic DNA includes:
- a CDS encoding sigma factor G inhibitor Gin, whose translation MNNKTNREDICVICNRKTDEGYYLYTSYICCVCEKEMLETEPHEEKYQYYIDKLKATKQKTKMLS comes from the coding sequence ATGAATAATAAAACAAATAGGGAAGATATTTGTGTCATTTGTAACCGTAAAACAGATGAGGGCTACTATCTATATACATCTTACATTTGTTGTGTTTGTGAAAAGGAGATGCTAGAGACAGAACCTCATGAGGAAAAATATCAATACTATATTGATAAATTGAAAGCTACTAAACAAAAAACTAAGATGTTATCTTAA